In Helicobacter ibis, a genomic segment contains:
- a CDS encoding TetR/AcrR family transcriptional regulator: protein MKTNQRSKENKLDIRKEKIIQVAHSFFLKYGYENTSLQMIVKETGGSLATIYELFKNKENLFKQSMQFNFRSFVEEFNAALQDNNITQGSMKDFLNTLGVRILEKITSEQSIALHRLIVIEGYKYPELLEIFKNECVEQSIKIFTQKLQDYQTSKELQIGNLKEYIIFFVNTLISPYLWDSITIPNFKPPTKEEIEKKVNQNIEIFMIYTKIKEQ from the coding sequence TTGAAAACAAACCAAAGAAGTAAAGAAAACAAATTAGATATAAGAAAAGAAAAAATAATACAAGTTGCACATTCATTCTTCTTAAAGTATGGATATGAAAACACTAGCCTACAAATGATAGTGAAAGAAACTGGAGGCTCTCTAGCTACCATATATGAGTTATTTAAAAATAAAGAAAATTTATTCAAGCAATCTATGCAATTTAATTTTAGAAGTTTTGTAGAAGAATTTAATGCAGCATTGCAAGATAATAACATAACTCAAGGGTCAATGAAGGATTTTTTAAACACTCTTGGAGTTAGAATTTTAGAAAAAATAACTTCCGAGCAGTCAATTGCATTGCACAGACTAATCGTTATTGAAGGCTACAAATACCCAGAACTTTTAGAGATTTTTAAAAATGAATGCGTAGAACAAAGTATAAAAATCTTTACACAAAAATTACAAGACTATCAAACAAGCAAAGAGCTTCAAATAGGCAACCTAAAAGAATATATAATATTTTTTGTAAATACTTTGATAAGTCCATATCTGTGGGATTCAATAACAATTCCAAATTTCAAGCCACCAACAAAAGAAGAAATAGAAAAAAAGGTAAATCAAAA